Genomic segment of Longimicrobium sp.:
GGCGGGATTTCACGACCGCGCCGAAGTTCATGCACCGCATCATCCGCGTGGACGTGCTCGAGGGCGGCGAGCGCTCCAAGTGGACCGCCGAGGGGCTGCGCGGACGCACCATCGAATGGACGTCGGCGCTCACGGAGGACCGCCCCGGGCGGATCGCCTGGACTACGCTGCCCGGCTCGGATCTGCCGCATCGCGGGTTCGTCGAGTTCACGCCCGGCGCGCGCCCGGGCGAGACCATCGTCCACCACGCGCTGGACTTCGATCCGCCGGGCGGTATCGTGGGCCATGCCATCGCCAGCGCGCTCCACGAGTTGCCGGAGGTGATGCTGCGGGACCATCTGCGCCGCTTCAAGGAGCTGATCGAGACGGGGATGGTCCTGCGCACGGGGCACCGCTGATGGGCCGCTGGGCTCTCACGCAGCCGCGCGGGGGCGACTGAAGTCGCGGCAACCACGGCCCGAAGTCCGCCTTCGCGGACTGCGGCCGCGAGTACCGCTCGGATCGCGAGCCATCGTGCTCACCGCCCGTTCTGCTCCTTCCCTCGACCAGCTCACACGCCGCTCATCGCCGCCTCGCACCGATGCTGGGCGGCGGTGTATGCGGTCGCATCCCGGGCACGGCCTGGCGATCGATGGAATCGAGGCACATCAACACGGATCGAGGGCAGTCGGATGGCGGAATACACGCTGGTGGCGGATAAGACGGGGGAGTTGAGGCTGGACGCGGCGGCCAAGGAAGAGCGATACGCCGAGGTGGCGCAGCAGATCGAGGCGGTGCTGGAAGGGGAGCCGGACCTGGTTGCGGCGATGGTGACGATCGTCTGCCTGCTCCACAACGCCCTGCCCTACTACTTCTGGACGGGCTTCTACCGCCGCGTCGGGCCCACGCGGCTGCTCGTGGGCCCGTACCAGGGCACGCTGGGGTGCCTGTCCATCGAGTTCGGACGCGGGGTGTGCGGGGCGGCGGCGGAGCGGCGCGAGACGGTGATCGTGCCGGACGTGCATGCGTTTCCGGGCCACATCGCCTGCGACTCGGCGTCGGCGTCGGAGATCGTGCTGCCCGTGTTCGACACGCGCGGAGAGCTGATCGCCGTGTTCGACGTGGACAGCACCATCCCGGCGGCGTTCGACGAGGTGGACCAGCGGTGGCTGGAACGGATCTTGGGGACGCTGCGGGAGACGGAGGCCCGGCCGATCGTGTGGGCCGGGTGATCCGAGCGGTAGGCTGGCTGAGTGCAGGGCCAGCGGCAGTGCTGAAGAGCGGCTGAATCCGGGGCAGCGTTGCGGATTCAGCCGCTCACGCCCTCCGGCGGACTGCCTTCGGCTGCCACGGGTGCCTTGCCGCGGCGTCGCGCGCGGAAGAAGGCGCGCAGGACGTCGCCGGATTCGTCGGCCAGGACGCCCGTGGTGAGATGGACCCGGTGGTTCAGCAGGGGGTGCTGCACCAGGTTGGCCAGCGAGCCCGACATGCCGGCCTTGGGATCGTGCGCGGCGAAGACCAGCCGGGGGATGCGCGCCAGGACGATGGCGCCGGAGCACATGGCGCACGGCTCCAGCGTTACGTACAGCGTGCAGTCCAGCAGCCGCCACTCGCCCACGGCCGCGGCAGCGCGGCGAATGGCCACCATCTCGGCGTGGGCGCTGGGGTCCTGCAGGGTGTGCGTGAGGTTGTGGCCCGTGCTCACCAGCTCGCCGGCGCGCACGATGGCGGCGCCCGCCGGC
This window contains:
- a CDS encoding SRPBCC family protein, producing the protein MANVAATLAHALGGEVNVGRTERGVSTLGGSVLALAGARRRGVPGALLATLGAALLHRGVTGHCHVYSAVGVDSARETVDPPDAMPAADDGGTRVQASVTINRSPDELYAFWRDFTTAPKFMHRIIRVDVLEGGERSKWTAEGLRGRTIEWTSALTEDRPGRIAWTTLPGSDLPHRGFVEFTPGARPGETIVHHALDFDPPGGIVGHAIASALHELPEVMLRDHLRRFKELIETGMVLRTGHR
- a CDS encoding GAF domain-containing protein, which translates into the protein MAEYTLVADKTGELRLDAAAKEERYAEVAQQIEAVLEGEPDLVAAMVTIVCLLHNALPYYFWTGFYRRVGPTRLLVGPYQGTLGCLSIEFGRGVCGAAAERRETVIVPDVHAFPGHIACDSASASEIVLPVFDTRGELIAVFDVDSTIPAAFDEVDQRWLERILGTLRETEARPIVWAG
- the tadA gene encoding tRNA adenosine(34) deaminase TadA; the protein is PAGAAIVRAGELVSTGHNLTHTLQDPSAHAEMVAIRRAAAAVGEWRLLDCTLYVTLEPCAMCSGAIVLARIPRLVFAAHDPKAGMSGSLANLVQHPLLNHRVHLTTGVLADESGDVLRAFFRARRRGKAPVAAEGSPPEGVSG